One genomic region from Microcystis panniformis FACHB-1757 encodes:
- a CDS encoding MAE_28990/MAE_18760 family HEPN-like nuclease: protein MSKDNRTIEILQKNLDEDMAWRIKELSILKNKISPQKGTEQDVLIRAGITTLYAHWEGFIKYAAECYLQFVSLKKLNYHELDYCFVALSSRKSINELIKTNKFKLQKEMIKNLLDNLENTASIPHENIINTKSNLNFEVFTDICTILGIDDSDYQLRQKAIDEQLLTQRNKIAHGKYLTIDYEEYISIYNLVIELIRNFKDDLLNAAVTEQYKKVKSI from the coding sequence ATGAGTAAAGATAATAGAACTATCGAAATTCTCCAGAAAAACTTAGATGAAGATATGGCATGGCGAATTAAAGAACTTAGTATTTTAAAAAATAAAATTTCTCCACAAAAAGGAACTGAGCAAGATGTATTAATTAGAGCCGGAATAACCACTCTCTATGCCCATTGGGAAGGTTTTATTAAATATGCAGCAGAATGTTATTTGCAGTTTGTTTCCTTAAAAAAATTAAATTATCATGAACTGGATTACTGTTTCGTTGCCCTTAGTTCTAGAAAATCTATAAATGAGTTAATAAAAACCAATAAATTTAAGTTACAAAAAGAGATGATCAAAAATTTACTTGATAACCTAGAAAATACAGCTTCTATACCCCACGAAAATATTATTAACACCAAATCTAATCTCAATTTTGAAGTTTTCACTGATATCTGTACTATTCTAGGAATTGATGATAGTGATTATCAACTTCGGCAGAAAGCTATTGATGAACAACTTCTCACCCAAAGAAATAAAATTGCTCATGGCAAGTATTTAACTATCGATTATGAAGAATACATCAGTATTTATAATTTAGTAATTGAATTAATCAGAAATTTTAAAGATGATCTATTAAATGCCGCCGTGACGGAACAGTATAAAAAAGTCAAAAGTATATAG
- a CDS encoding ubiquinol-cytochrome c reductase iron-sulfur subunit, whose amino-acid sequence MNRREFVALVGVGGAMACAPEILGTATDQEMTPAQAADGFVKVTGITLKELEAKGSFLDKKSPVGSLLLIWEKNTKKISAVNPTCTHEGCTVKWNTGAQILACPCHPGKFTATGVVTNKPPKRNLSTYQVKVEKDVIFVKKA is encoded by the coding sequence ATGAATCGTCGTGAATTTGTTGCCCTCGTTGGTGTTGGCGGAGCCATGGCCTGCGCCCCAGAAATACTAGGGACGGCTACCGACCAAGAGATGACCCCGGCCCAAGCGGCGGATGGCTTTGTGAAAGTGACAGGCATTACCCTCAAAGAATTGGAAGCCAAAGGCAGTTTTCTAGATAAAAAATCCCCGGTCGGCTCCTTGCTCCTGATCTGGGAGAAAAATACGAAAAAGATCAGTGCAGTAAACCCGACTTGTACCCATGAAGGCTGTACGGTGAAATGGAATACTGGCGCACAGATTTTAGCTTGTCCCTGCCATCCGGGAAAATTTACCGCCACTGGGGTGGTCACGAATAAACCCCCAAAACGCAATCTAAGCACCTATCAAGTCAAGGTCGAAAAAGACGTTATTTTTGTGAAAAAAGCTTAA
- a CDS encoding S8 family serine peptidase, protein MFPAPLSINSSGYSTSPTLGLASVPSAAPVTSELKPPATSTLAPYAPNQLILKFKQGITSTQVAQFRSLFGAVSTQTIKLTGAEIWKLSGSLSVEKILAQYGSNPIFEYIEPDYIRTLGTITPKATFPNDPSFNQLWGLHNTGQSGGTPDADIDAPEAWDIQKGNPNLVIGVIDTGVDYNHQDLVGNIWTNPGEIANDGIDNDGNGYVDDIRGWDFAYNDNNPSDVQGHGTHVAGTIAGKGNNGVGVTGVAWNAKIMPLKFLNDQGSGSTSNAIKAINYATAKGVKLTNNSWGGGGYSQALYDAINAAGQAGALFIAAAGNNGNNNDANPFYPASYNLANIISVAATNRNDQLVTFANTGGWWGSNYGLTSVDLGAPGSEIYSTTPNNTYATYSGTSMASPHVAGAAALLWSQNPTWTAQQVKNTLMNTGDPLASLAGKTVSGKRLNVFKALGGTNPNPPNLLTMQRWATGQGGFWDAQKWLAGDFNGDGKDDVAKAFNQGGLGSVDVHVSNGSSFSMQRWATGQGGFWDAQKWLAGDFNGDGKDDVAKAFNQGGLGSVDVHVSNGSSFSMQRWATGQGGFWDAQKWLAGDFNGDGKDDVAKAFNQGGLGSVDVHVSNGSSFSMQRWATGQGGFWDAQKWLAGDFNGDGKDDVAKVFNDNGLASVDVHVSNGSSFSMQRWATRQGGFWDAQQWVVGDFNGDGKDDLAKAFTDGGLASIDVHLSTGSGFGMQRWATRQGGFWDAQQWLAGNFNGDGKGDLAKAFNEGGLGSVDVHTLI, encoded by the coding sequence TTGTTTCCCGCTCCTCTTAGTATTAACTCTTCTGGTTATTCCACCAGTCCAACTTTAGGTCTTGCCTCTGTACCCAGCGCCGCTCCCGTCACCTCAGAGCTAAAACCGCCAGCAACTAGCACTCTTGCCCCTTATGCTCCCAATCAACTGATTCTCAAGTTTAAGCAGGGGATCACCAGCACCCAAGTTGCTCAGTTTCGGTCTCTCTTTGGTGCTGTCAGCACCCAGACGATTAAGCTAACGGGGGCAGAGATTTGGAAGTTATCCGGGTCGCTCTCTGTGGAGAAGATTCTGGCACAATATGGCTCCAATCCGATTTTTGAATACATTGAACCCGACTATATTCGGACGCTCGGCACAATTACTCCGAAGGCGACATTCCCCAATGACCCCAGTTTTAATCAACTTTGGGGATTGCATAACACTGGACAAAGTGGCGGTACTCCCGATGCGGATATTGATGCCCCTGAAGCTTGGGATATTCAAAAAGGCAATCCTAATTTAGTGATTGGGGTTATTGATACAGGGGTTGACTACAATCACCAAGACCTAGTTGGCAATATCTGGACAAACCCGGGGGAAATTGCCAACGACGGCATTGACAACGATGGCAATGGCTACGTTGATGACATTCGCGGTTGGGACTTTGCCTACAACGACAATAACCCCAGTGATGTTCAGGGTCACGGAACCCATGTGGCTGGAACCATTGCTGGCAAAGGTAACAATGGGGTCGGCGTGACGGGGGTGGCCTGGAATGCCAAAATCATGCCCCTGAAGTTTTTGAATGATCAAGGATCAGGCTCTACCTCCAATGCCATTAAGGCAATTAACTATGCGACGGCCAAAGGAGTTAAGCTCACCAATAATTCCTGGGGAGGTGGAGGCTATAGTCAAGCGCTCTACGATGCGATTAACGCGGCGGGTCAGGCGGGGGCTTTATTTATTGCGGCGGCTGGTAATAATGGTAACAATAATGATGCGAATCCTTTCTATCCCGCCAGCTACAACCTTGCCAACATTATTTCAGTTGCCGCTACCAATCGTAATGATCAACTGGTGACATTTGCTAACACTGGTGGTTGGTGGGGTTCAAACTATGGCTTAACCAGCGTAGATTTAGGCGCACCTGGTTCAGAGATTTACAGCACCACTCCCAACAATACCTATGCCACCTATTCAGGGACATCCATGGCAAGTCCCCATGTGGCAGGGGCGGCGGCTTTATTGTGGTCACAAAATCCTACCTGGACAGCCCAACAGGTGAAAAACACCTTAATGAACACGGGCGACCCCCTGGCATCCCTTGCCGGTAAAACGGTTTCTGGTAAGCGGCTCAATGTGTTTAAGGCTTTGGGAGGTACTAATCCTAATCCCCCAAACTTGCTTACTATGCAAAGATGGGCAACTGGTCAAGGTGGATTTTGGGATGCTCAAAAGTGGCTGGCGGGTGATTTTAATGGAGATGGCAAAGATGACGTAGCTAAAGCCTTTAATCAGGGTGGTCTAGGTAGTGTTGATGTTCATGTTTCTAATGGCAGCAGTTTCTCCATGCAGCGATGGGCAACTGGTCAAGGTGGGTTTTGGGATGCTCAAAAGTGGCTGGCGGGTGATTTTAATGGAGATGGCAAAGATGACGTAGCTAAAGCCTTTAATCAGGGTGGTCTAGGTAGTGTTGATGTTCATGTTTCTAATGGCAGCAGTTTCTCCATGCAGCGATGGGCAACTGGTCAAGGTGGGTTTTGGGATGCTCAAAAGTGGCTGGCGGGTGATTTTAATGGAGATGGCAAAGATGACGTAGCTAAAGCCTTTAATCAGGGTGGTCTAGGTAGTGTTGATGTTCATGTTTCTAATGGCAGCAGTTTCTCCATGCAGCGATGGGCAACTGGTCAAGGTGGGTTTTGGGATGCTCAAAAGTGGCTGGCGGGTGATTTTAATGGAGATGGGAAAGATGACGTAGCTAAAGTCTTTAATGATAATGGTCTAGCTAGTGTTGATGTTCATGTTTCTAATGGCAGCAGTTTCTCCATGCAGCGATGGGCGACTCGTCAAGGTGGGTTTTGGGATGCTCAACAGTGGGTAGTGGGTGATTTTAATGGAGATGGCAAAGATGATTTGGCTAAAGCTTTTACCGATGGTGGTCTAGCCAGCATTGATGTTCATCTGTCTACGGGGAGCGGCTTTGGTATGCAAAGATGGGCGACTCGTCAAGGTGGGTTTTGGGATGCTCAACAGTGGCTGGCGGGTAATTTTAATGGAGATGGCAAAGGTGATTTGGCTAAAGCCTTTAATGAGGGTGGTCTAGGTAGTGTTGATGTTCACACTTTAATTTAA
- a CDS encoding DUF262 domain-containing protein, protein MNLLEEVKAKTKEFRTDNYPMSIGEIISLYNNKEMTINPDFQRYFRWTIAQKSRFIESILLGIPIPSIFVYQREEDSVWELVDGLQRISTILEFVGDLRDEDDETKKKPKLVLQGTKLLPSLNGVMWEGAEEGEYNLPPSLKIDFKRAKIQVQIIQKESDKNAKFEVFDRLNTGGSFLSYQEVRNCLLIMLDKSLYKWLEDLAENENFKNCISLSERLRQERYDLELILKYFALSSPTFDPKSLNKKEVNEYLTDYLIELCNSTTFDRVLEQEKFAKMFLLLDQATNEDTFTKYDGTRFKGKFLDSAYEAITTGLRENIDDYSTQDIELLRTKIQEMWSESDFIYNIGTGSRARTRMLKMIEFGKKYFKK, encoded by the coding sequence ATGAATTTATTAGAAGAAGTTAAGGCAAAAACTAAAGAATTTCGTACCGATAACTATCCTATGTCAATCGGAGAGATTATTAGTCTTTATAATAACAAAGAAATGACAATTAATCCAGATTTTCAAAGATATTTTCGTTGGACAATAGCCCAAAAAAGCCGATTCATAGAATCGATACTATTAGGAATTCCTATTCCCTCTATTTTTGTCTATCAGAGAGAAGAAGATAGTGTTTGGGAATTGGTGGATGGATTACAAAGGATTTCAACAATTTTGGAATTTGTTGGCGATTTAAGAGATGAGGACGATGAAACTAAGAAAAAACCAAAACTGGTGCTTCAAGGTACTAAGTTATTACCTAGCTTAAACGGAGTTATGTGGGAAGGTGCAGAGGAAGGAGAGTATAATTTGCCCCCATCTCTAAAAATAGATTTCAAAAGAGCGAAAATACAGGTTCAGATTATCCAAAAAGAATCGGATAAAAATGCTAAGTTTGAAGTTTTTGATCGTTTAAATACCGGTGGCTCTTTTTTATCTTATCAAGAGGTGCGTAATTGTCTTTTGATTATGCTAGATAAAAGCCTATATAAGTGGTTAGAAGACTTGGCAGAAAATGAGAACTTTAAAAATTGTATTTCCCTATCCGAGCGATTAAGACAAGAACGCTACGACTTGGAACTAATTCTTAAATATTTTGCCCTGTCTTCTCCCACATTTGATCCAAAATCATTGAACAAAAAAGAGGTTAATGAATATTTGACTGACTATCTGATAGAATTATGCAATTCCACCACTTTTGATCGTGTGTTAGAGCAAGAAAAATTCGCTAAAATGTTTTTATTGCTTGATCAAGCGACGAATGAAGATACTTTTACCAAATATGATGGAACAAGATTTAAGGGTAAATTTCTCGATTCTGCTTATGAAGCGATCACCACAGGATTACGAGAAAATATTGATGATTACTCTACTCAAGATATTGAACTGCTAAGAACAAAAATTCAGGAAATGTGGTCAGAATCTGACTTTATTTATAACATCGGTACGGGATCGAGAGCTAGAACTAGAATGCTCAAAATGATTGAATTTGGCAAAAAATATTTTAAAAAGTAA
- a CDS encoding type ISP restriction/modification enzyme yields the protein MNPLVNYFRNLHEIHSSQAAVKETSYYGTLETLLNEIGKTLKPRVRCIINLRNQGAGLPDGGLFNVDQFPKNQELEPFTAIFPERGAIEIKGTKEDIKKIAASEQVQKYWQKYGQVLVTNYRDFLLIGRNSQGQPVELEAYSLAPSEAEFWLKTSNPSKFAAEQGDSLLEYLKRVLLQAAPITSPADVAWFLASYARDAKARLEHHSDLPALANIRQALENALGIKFEQEQGNKFFRSTLVQTLFYGLFSAWVLWHKENLNREDKFDWKSAAHHLHVPMLAILFEQIAAPSKLKSLGLVEVLNWTGAALNRVRREEFFRQFDEGQAVQYFYEPFLQAFDPDLRKELGVWYTPPEIVRYMVARVDRVLREELNIEDGLANPDVYILDPCCGTGAYLVEVLRYITDTLQENGAGALAMALVKKAAIERIFGFEILTAPFVVAHLQLGLFLQSLDVPLIEDSERVGIYLTNALTGWQPPDEESKQKIQQLQLSFPELNKEREAADEVKRGKPILVILGNPPYNAFAGTSPAEEAGLVEVYKQGLISDWGIKKFNLDELYVRFFRLAERCISENTGKGVVCYVSNYSWVSEPSFVVLRQNLLKNFNKFWIENMHGNRKISEYAPDGRTSETIFSIPGFSAGIQQGVVISLWLKNSSQQGTKVLFRDDIDAAKAVERRSQLLESLKNQDFDAFYQVSNPEQSNRYSFRPSDVSSHYLAWPKLTDLCKEPPSNGLMEKRGGALIDIDKSSLEKRIKMYYDTSITWEELKTLKTGLTKDASGFEAKKVRLKVQKSEGFQQNNIIRYLIRPFEVRWCYYSKISPLWNRSRPDLWSQCWEGNSFLMSRPAGVANPEGIPICYTQLLGDNDFQRGHAYYFPIRLRQNLEKVNTEDNTQGKLFDSGNFNSPSIKANLSEKSRQYLNQLGINNLDENIENASLIWLHSLAIGYSTLYLGENADGIRQDFPRIPIPNSQELLIKSAQLGQVIASLLDTENPVIGVTKKPTPALQKIALISCTDGGNLNPDKGDLIINVGWGHGGKNGVTMPGKGKAIARQYTTAEMSVISPEMRKLLGTKTYDIYLNDRAYWQNIPAQVWEYTIGGYQVIKKWLSYREEKLLGRGLTIAEVQEVSEMTRRITAIILLESDLDDNYQNIKTAVYSF from the coding sequence ATGAATCCCCTCGTCAATTATTTTCGCAACCTGCACGAAATCCACTCCTCCCAAGCAGCAGTAAAAGAAACCTCCTACTACGGCACTCTCGAAACTCTCCTTAACGAAATCGGTAAAACCCTAAAACCGCGAGTGCGCTGCATTATCAACCTCAGAAATCAGGGTGCGGGATTGCCGGACGGGGGACTTTTTAACGTCGATCAATTCCCCAAAAATCAAGAATTAGAACCTTTTACGGCGATTTTTCCCGAAAGAGGCGCGATCGAGATTAAGGGAACCAAAGAAGATATCAAAAAAATCGCCGCCAGCGAGCAAGTACAAAAATACTGGCAAAAATACGGTCAAGTATTAGTCACCAATTATCGCGATTTTCTGCTCATCGGTCGCAATAGCCAAGGTCAACCGGTAGAATTAGAAGCCTATAGTTTAGCCCCGTCAGAAGCCGAGTTTTGGCTTAAAACCTCAAATCCATCCAAATTTGCCGCCGAACAGGGTGATAGCCTCTTAGAATACCTAAAGAGAGTGCTTTTACAGGCGGCTCCTATCACCTCACCGGCCGATGTTGCTTGGTTTCTTGCTTCCTATGCGCGGGACGCAAAAGCACGCTTAGAACATCATTCGGATCTTCCCGCTCTGGCCAATATTCGTCAAGCTTTAGAAAATGCTCTAGGTATCAAATTTGAACAGGAACAGGGAAATAAATTTTTTCGTTCTACCCTCGTGCAAACCCTCTTTTATGGTTTATTTTCTGCTTGGGTATTATGGCACAAGGAAAACCTCAATCGCGAGGATAAGTTCGATTGGAAATCCGCAGCCCACCATCTCCATGTTCCCATGTTAGCGATCCTATTCGAGCAGATCGCTGCGCCGAGTAAGTTAAAATCTTTGGGATTAGTAGAAGTTTTGAATTGGACCGGTGCAGCTTTAAATCGAGTGCGACGAGAGGAATTTTTTCGTCAATTCGATGAGGGACAAGCGGTACAGTATTTCTATGAACCATTTTTGCAAGCTTTTGATCCTGATTTACGCAAAGAATTGGGAGTTTGGTACACTCCTCCGGAAATTGTTCGCTATATGGTAGCGCGAGTCGATCGAGTTTTACGAGAAGAATTAAATATTGAGGACGGTTTAGCTAATCCCGATGTTTATATTCTCGATCCTTGCTGTGGAACCGGTGCTTATTTAGTCGAGGTTTTGCGCTATATTACCGATACTTTACAGGAAAATGGCGCGGGTGCTTTAGCCATGGCTTTGGTGAAAAAAGCAGCCATAGAAAGAATTTTCGGTTTCGAGATTTTAACTGCTCCTTTTGTCGTCGCTCATCTACAATTAGGTTTATTCCTGCAAAGTTTGGATGTACCTTTAATAGAAGATAGTGAACGAGTCGGGATTTATCTGACTAATGCTTTAACCGGTTGGCAACCTCCCGATGAGGAAAGTAAACAGAAAATTCAACAGCTACAATTAAGTTTTCCAGAGTTAAATAAGGAACGAGAGGCAGCCGATGAAGTTAAGCGCGGTAAACCGATTTTAGTTATTCTCGGTAATCCTCCCTACAATGCTTTTGCTGGAACCAGTCCCGCAGAAGAAGCGGGTTTAGTGGAAGTGTATAAACAGGGTTTAATCTCCGATTGGGGGATTAAAAAGTTTAATTTGGATGAGTTATATGTGCGCTTTTTTCGTTTAGCAGAAAGATGTATTTCAGAAAATACCGGTAAAGGGGTTGTTTGTTATGTTTCTAACTATTCTTGGGTTAGTGAACCTTCTTTTGTTGTCTTGAGACAGAATCTATTAAAGAATTTCAATAAGTTCTGGATCGAAAATATGCACGGAAATCGCAAAATTTCTGAATATGCACCCGATGGTAGAACCAGTGAGACAATTTTCTCAATACCTGGATTCTCAGCAGGAATTCAACAGGGAGTGGTGATTTCTCTTTGGTTGAAAAATAGTTCTCAGCAAGGAACTAAGGTCTTATTTCGAGATGATATTGATGCAGCTAAAGCAGTTGAAAGAAGGTCACAACTTTTAGAAAGCTTAAAAAATCAAGATTTTGATGCTTTTTATCAAGTCTCTAACCCAGAACAATCTAATCGTTATTCTTTCCGTCCCTCCGATGTTTCCTCTCACTATTTAGCATGGCCAAAGTTAACAGATTTATGTAAAGAACCACCTAGCAATGGATTAATGGAAAAAAGGGGAGGAGCATTAATTGATATTGATAAATCAAGTTTAGAAAAAAGAATTAAAATGTATTATGATACTTCGATAACATGGGAAGAACTTAAAACATTAAAAACTGGATTAACGAAAGATGCTAGTGGATTTGAAGCCAAAAAAGTACGCTTAAAAGTTCAAAAATCAGAAGGTTTTCAACAAAATAACATTATACGCTATTTAATTCGACCTTTTGAAGTTAGATGGTGTTATTACAGCAAGATTAGTCCTTTATGGAATCGTTCCAGACCTGATTTATGGTCACAATGTTGGGAAGGAAATTCATTTCTTATGAGTCGTCCAGCAGGAGTTGCTAATCCTGAAGGAATACCAATATGTTATACACAATTGTTAGGAGATAATGATTTTCAAAGAGGTCATGCTTATTATTTTCCTATACGATTACGTCAAAATTTAGAGAAGGTGAATACAGAAGATAATACTCAAGGAAAATTATTCGATTCCGGTAACTTTAATAGTCCTTCAATAAAAGCTAATCTCTCGGAAAAATCTCGTCAATACTTAAATCAACTGGGTATTAATAATCTTGATGAAAATATCGAGAATGCTTCCTTAATTTGGCTGCACTCGTTAGCGATTGGGTACTCTACCTTGTATCTTGGGGAAAACGCCGATGGTATTCGTCAAGACTTCCCAAGGATTCCCATTCCTAATAGCCAAGAATTATTAATTAAATCTGCCCAACTAGGACAAGTGATCGCATCTCTTTTAGACACAGAAAACCCCGTTATAGGAGTCACCAAAAAACCGACCCCTGCACTGCAAAAAATCGCCTTGATTTCCTGCACTGATGGGGGAAATTTAAACCCAGATAAGGGGGATTTAATTATTAACGTCGGTTGGGGACACGGGGGTAAAAATGGCGTGACAATGCCGGGTAAAGGAAAAGCGATCGCCAGACAATATACAACCGCAGAAATGAGCGTAATTAGTCCAGAAATGCGAAAATTATTAGGAACCAAAACCTATGATATTTATCTCAATGATCGAGCCTATTGGCAAAATATACCGGCCCAGGTTTGGGAATATACCATCGGGGGTTATCAAGTCATTAAAAAATGGCTAAGTTATCGCGAGGAAAAATTATTAGGACGGGGATTAACTATCGCAGAAGTGCAGGAAGTAAGCGAGATGACTAGAAGAATTACTGCGATTATTCTCCTAGAATCAGACCTAGATGATAACTACCAAAATATCAAAACGGCCGTGTATTCTTTTTAA
- a CDS encoding DNA cytosine methyltransferase, which yields MTNEKLRFIDLFAGIGGFRLAFESVGYDCVYSCEIDENCRKVYFNNFQEIPDQDIRKIAIHDLPDFEVLTAGFPCQPFSISGKRAGFRDTRGTLFFHICEIVELKKPKIILLENVKHLIHLDKGKNLDIILHSLEELGYLVDYKLLNAKDFGVPQNRERIIIIATQNKKFNFNSLKYTSPIPKLRDFLSPQGNFEYLDKKEYTLIDNPTLQPSGLIFVGYRNKTIWKKGIRPNTEHLSRVHHQPNRIYSIDGVHPTIPSQETSGRFFIYIPEQDQVRKLTIQECYRLMKFPDSFQIHPNLAESYKQVGNSVCIPMIQELAIAIKKHISETNSRVSLKEFSLSRQNIQLEIIGLDFMNHKEKLLEIYDQSLNLDDRQPLPPQPYQNYIQQIATNCSKQKAVYTVLITLLVHKIIYPNQDIRYHQTNLPGGFSGRTIDTQYITPTLKQLGLPAMAESGWLTRSLEQPFPYTLDYQGKISNQKTKDAFLGLIDFIETNPQQAEVILRLLLHQVNQIIQTQKIKILKIDNPEPFDINTLSSCLENHFSFNYQTRGASKLPVLALYAIYQRLIIEVERYKSCTLKPLGSHTASDLTSGSAGDIEIFDKNKQLVEVIEIKHGKYIDLQILRIAKDKIIKFNPRRYYILSSFDVKPTEVELIMSEIQIIKNNHGCQIITNGIIPTIKYYLRLISSPEEFVNSYSHLIEIDSELQTIHKLKWNEILSNLISPIEQI from the coding sequence ATGACAAACGAAAAACTCAGATTTATCGATCTTTTTGCTGGTATTGGAGGATTTAGATTAGCTTTCGAGAGCGTTGGTTATGACTGTGTATATTCTTGTGAAATAGACGAAAACTGTCGAAAAGTATATTTCAATAATTTTCAAGAAATTCCCGATCAAGATATTAGAAAAATTGCTATCCATGACCTGCCTGATTTTGAAGTGTTGACAGCAGGATTTCCCTGTCAACCCTTTAGCATTTCTGGAAAACGAGCCGGATTTAGAGATACAAGGGGAACTCTATTTTTTCACATCTGCGAAATAGTAGAATTAAAAAAGCCGAAAATAATTCTTCTGGAAAATGTTAAACACCTAATTCACCTCGACAAAGGCAAAAACTTAGATATTATTTTGCATTCTTTGGAAGAACTGGGTTATTTAGTTGATTATAAGCTCTTAAATGCCAAGGATTTTGGTGTGCCGCAAAATCGAGAAAGAATTATTATTATTGCTACCCAAAATAAAAAATTTAATTTCAACTCATTAAAATATACTTCACCAATACCTAAGTTACGCGATTTTCTGTCTCCTCAAGGCAATTTTGAATACTTAGATAAAAAAGAATATACTCTCATTGATAATCCTACCTTACAACCATCAGGATTAATTTTTGTCGGTTATCGCAATAAAACTATCTGGAAAAAAGGTATCAGACCAAATACAGAACATTTATCCCGGGTTCATCATCAACCTAACCGAATTTATTCGATCGATGGAGTACATCCTACTATACCATCTCAGGAAACATCTGGACGTTTTTTTATTTATATACCCGAACAAGATCAGGTGCGTAAATTAACTATCCAAGAATGCTATCGACTGATGAAGTTTCCCGATAGTTTTCAAATTCATCCTAACTTAGCTGAGTCTTATAAACAGGTGGGTAATTCGGTTTGTATTCCCATGATTCAAGAGTTGGCTATTGCCATTAAGAAACATATTTCTGAAACCAATTCTAGAGTATCCTTAAAGGAGTTTTCTCTTTCTCGTCAGAATATTCAATTGGAAATTATCGGATTAGATTTTATGAACCATAAAGAAAAGTTATTAGAAATTTATGACCAATCCTTAAATTTAGATGATCGGCAACCACTGCCCCCTCAACCCTATCAAAACTATATCCAACAAATTGCTACTAATTGCTCAAAACAAAAGGCAGTTTATACGGTTTTAATAACTTTATTAGTTCATAAAATTATCTATCCTAATCAAGATATTAGATACCATCAAACTAATTTACCTGGAGGATTTTCAGGAAGAACTATTGATACTCAGTATATTACTCCCACCTTGAAACAATTGGGATTACCAGCTATGGCAGAAAGTGGCTGGCTAACTCGTTCTTTAGAACAACCCTTTCCCTATACTTTAGATTATCAAGGTAAAATTAGTAATCAAAAAACCAAAGATGCTTTTCTGGGTTTAATTGATTTTATTGAAACTAATCCTCAACAAGCTGAAGTTATTTTAAGGCTTTTACTTCATCAAGTTAATCAGATTATCCAGACCCAAAAGATTAAAATTTTGAAGATAGATAATCCTGAACCTTTTGATATCAACACTTTGAGCAGTTGCCTAGAAAATCATTTTAGTTTCAATTATCAAACTCGCGGAGCTTCCAAATTACCTGTTTTAGCACTATATGCAATTTATCAAAGGTTAATTATAGAAGTAGAAAGATACAAATCCTGCACATTAAAACCCCTAGGCAGTCACACAGCTTCTGATCTAACTTCTGGTAGTGCAGGAGATATTGAGATTTTTGATAAAAATAAACAATTAGTAGAAGTTATTGAAATTAAGCATGGTAAGTACATTGATTTACAAATTCTCCGAATTGCCAAAGATAAAATTATTAAATTTAATCCGAGAAGATATTATATCCTATCATCGTTTGATGTTAAACCCACAGAAGTGGAGTTAATCATGTCCGAGATTCAAATTATCAAAAACAACCATGGTTGTCAAATAATTACCAATGGTATTATACCGACAATTAAATATTATCTGAGACTGATATCATCTCCAGAAGAATTTGTCAATAGCTATTCCCATCTGATTGAAATAGATTCGGAATTACAAACTATTCATAAATTAAAATGGAACGAAATTTTATCTAATCTTATTTCTCCAATTGAACAAATCTAA
- a CDS encoding phenylpyruvate tautomerase MIF-related protein: protein MPLIKIQTSVTSLDDETVNQLLQSLSAKLAKHLGKPESYVMTALESGIKMTFAGTFEPVCYVEIKSVGSISAAQTKSMSSDFCQEIEAYLGIPKNRIYLEFAETKGDLWGWNGTTFG, encoded by the coding sequence ATGCCTCTAATTAAAATTCAAACTTCTGTCACCTCCCTCGATGATGAGACGGTTAATCAACTTTTGCAGAGTCTTTCGGCTAAATTAGCTAAACATCTGGGAAAACCCGAATCCTATGTGATGACAGCTTTAGAATCGGGGATAAAAATGACTTTTGCTGGTACTTTTGAGCCGGTGTGTTATGTGGAGATTAAAAGTGTTGGTTCTATTTCCGCCGCTCAAACTAAAAGCATGAGTAGTGATTTTTGTCAAGAAATTGAGGCTTATTTAGGAATACCGAAAAATCGCATTTATCTAGAATTTGCCGAGACGAAAGGTGATCTTTGGGGATGGAATGGCACTACTTTTGGCTAA